The Mesomycoplasma flocculare ATCC 27399 genome includes a window with the following:
- a CDS encoding periplasmic substrate-binding domain-containing protein, producing the protein MKKIKNLLILNTFLPISVVSFVSCVNALEKNQAEFDFGIATPTINTLNYVKNNSSHKILNSLVESFVKPGPSASKSYGAKLNLPTISLQLYNTNLPSSSGEEIMKTPTEIYYDGTSYQISDFGMTAGVISPSSGNQRSFIGIQNDSQSIVSTTIFLNKGASKWSNKQPVVAQNFIDYILYVLNINIASPNLVKTLSLNIKNAQQIISLQQDYVSKFGNPYRNPFGQRSYKKNPKTGKVGLDFDQKIFQSQNNGDEEFVKQFAQLSQNFGMYTGQVFEQMTNKEAVELVKANFALNPDFNYKSKEIYTIQDGKKTTIKLTRNPFLDPSQIFDGPNLTPRYDFLPGDEFGLRIQFEDSGAKKFINLFRLIIAPEILLPINREFVEIDAGGIDNFGNDLSKFLTNGPFEISDLNLGSQGSMILTKKQSYYSSNKTIPSKIKVFFADQPELLSSLFLDGYIAKTKIPSTFQSKFWSDNRTKKYMQKQSGYGTIGIQINLDNVKKGNSWLQDPDLRRALFYGINRVDLLNLYGLDHSFTQTTWSNFENILTARGYPLETFLGDKNYKSEVSDKNGNKIEFPLLAQDYKNHLAKDVWFESAPRKDNSFNIEVSKFFLDRFRKKYPNLEKVKLNFIYKDDNEEKVATGLQDILLRNTNNFIQIDPNRLPDGIYQQRLSKGEFDLTIKNFDFFNIGSSEPHSYIKAFFNADEISPTNNKFTGLESNPAGSLTYWKMWNSISNKKKEDLISRLKISRIYLEKFQDLITRKIKLDDQKKPVFKEVFLDHDQKARALDINKKPILVPEFTESLDQYNARLDAFFNGVFTEQEKKEGWTQNKVFDFVVVFEKIIREFVPIIPIMEVDTHWIINRIRAGEGNSFQYAFDVENIKVNFLTPEDGKD; encoded by the coding sequence ATGAAAAAAATAAAAAACCTCTTAATTTTAAACACTTTTTTACCAATTTCGGTTGTTAGCTTTGTTTCTTGTGTAAACGCACTTGAAAAAAATCAGGCCGAATTTGACTTTGGAATTGCTACCCCAACAATTAACACACTAAATTATGTAAAAAATAATTCCTCACACAAAATTTTAAACTCTCTTGTTGAGTCTTTTGTAAAACCTGGGCCTTCAGCTTCAAAATCTTATGGCGCAAAACTTAATCTACCTACAATTTCCTTGCAATTATACAACACAAATTTGCCTTCATCAAGTGGTGAAGAAATTATGAAAACTCCGACAGAAATTTACTATGATGGGACTTCATATCAAATTAGCGATTTTGGCATGACTGCAGGGGTTATTTCGCCTTCTAGCGGTAACCAAAGATCATTTATCGGCATTCAAAATGACAGCCAGTCAATTGTTTCAACCACAATTTTTCTAAACAAAGGCGCTTCAAAATGGTCAAATAAGCAACCTGTTGTTGCACAAAATTTTATTGATTATATTCTTTATGTTTTAAATATTAACATCGCCTCACCTAATTTAGTTAAAACTTTATCATTAAATATTAAAAATGCTCAGCAAATAATATCCCTGCAACAAGATTATGTCTCCAAATTTGGCAATCCATATCGAAACCCTTTCGGGCAAAGAAGTTATAAAAAAAATCCTAAAACAGGCAAAGTAGGTCTTGATTTTGATCAAAAAATTTTTCAGTCTCAAAATAATGGGGATGAAGAATTTGTAAAACAATTTGCGCAACTTTCGCAAAATTTTGGAATGTATACAGGTCAAGTTTTTGAACAAATGACAAACAAAGAGGCTGTCGAGCTTGTCAAGGCTAATTTTGCTTTAAATCCTGATTTTAACTATAAATCCAAAGAGATTTATACAATTCAAGATGGTAAAAAAACAACTATTAAATTAACGAGAAACCCTTTTTTAGACCCTAGCCAAATTTTTGATGGACCAAATTTAACTCCACGCTATGATTTTCTTCCTGGTGATGAATTTGGTCTTAGAATCCAATTCGAGGATTCTGGCGCAAAAAAATTTATAAATTTATTTCGACTAATTATAGCTCCTGAAATTTTATTACCAATTAACCGCGAATTTGTCGAAATAGACGCTGGTGGAATCGATAATTTTGGAAATGATCTTTCAAAATTTTTAACAAACGGGCCTTTTGAAATATCAGACCTTAATTTGGGTTCGCAAGGTTCAATGATTTTAACTAAAAAACAAAGTTATTATTCTTCTAATAAAACAATCCCAAGCAAAATTAAGGTATTTTTTGCGGACCAACCGGAACTTTTATCATCGCTTTTTTTAGATGGTTATATTGCCAAAACAAAAATTCCCTCAACTTTTCAATCTAAATTCTGATCTGACAACCGGACAAAAAAATACATGCAAAAACAGAGTGGTTATGGAACAATTGGAATTCAAATCAATCTTGATAATGTCAAAAAAGGAAATTCTTGATTACAGGATCCTGACCTGCGCCGGGCTCTTTTTTACGGAATTAACCGAGTCGATCTTCTAAATTTATACGGACTTGATCATTCTTTCACCCAAACTACATGGTCAAATTTTGAAAATATTCTTACTGCTCGTGGCTATCCACTTGAAACATTTCTCGGAGATAAAAACTATAAATCTGAAGTTAGTGACAAAAATGGCAATAAAATAGAATTCCCTTTGTTAGCTCAGGATTATAAAAACCATTTGGCAAAAGATGTTTGATTTGAATCTGCGCCACGAAAGGATAATTCTTTTAATATAGAAGTATCAAAATTTTTCCTGGACCGGTTTAGAAAAAAATATCCTAATCTTGAAAAAGTAAAACTAAATTTTATCTATAAAGATGATAACGAAGAAAAAGTTGCCACTGGTTTACAAGACATTTTATTACGGAATACAAATAATTTTATACAAATTGACCCAAACAGACTTCCTGATGGAATTTACCAACAGCGGCTTTCAAAAGGCGAATTTGACCTTACAATAAAAAATTTTGATTTTTTTAACATTGGGAGCTCAGAGCCTCATTCTTATATTAAAGCATTTTTTAACGCAGATGAAATTTCGCCAACTAATAATAAATTTACGGGTCTAGAATCAAATCCTGCCGGTTCGCTAACTTATTGGAAAATGTGAAATTCAATAAGCAATAAAAAAAAGGAAGATCTAATTTCAAGACTTAAAATCTCTCGTATTTATTTAGAAAAATTCCAAGATTTAATAACTAGAAAAATTAAACTCGATGATCAAAAAAAACCGGTTTTTAAAGAAGTTTTTCTTGATCACGACCAAAAAGCGAGAGCTTTGGATATTAACAAAAAACCAATTTTAGTCCCTGAATTTACCGAAAGTCTTGATCAGTATAACGCTCGGCTTGATGCGTTTTTTAACGGAGTTTTTACAGAACAAGAAAAAAAGGAGGGTTGAACACAGAATAAAGTCTTTGATTTTGTTGTTGTTTTTGAAAAAATTATCCGCGAATTCGTTCCAATTATTCCTATTATGGAAGTCGACACACACTGAATTATTAACAGAATTCGTGCCGGAGAAGGCAATTCATTCCAATATGCATTTGATGTAGAAAATATTAAGGTCAATTTTTTGACTCCCGAAGACGGTAAGGATTAG
- a CDS encoding PTS sugar transporter subunit IIA has product MNLKVENILLNQVITSKKQAFETLIKIFMKKNCCNLEYLESMEKRDFESSVALGNYLALVHGTYEGSGLVFQNCMQIIHLKNTLEWDGQHIKFIIGLAVKSSEQINYIQKIGLAFIQKEKVESIMNDPYLTKEKILVWINTS; this is encoded by the coding sequence ATGAATTTAAAAGTTGAAAATATTTTGTTAAATCAAGTAATTACTTCAAAAAAACAAGCATTTGAAACGCTAATTAAAATTTTTATGAAAAAAAATTGTTGTAACCTTGAATATTTAGAATCAATGGAAAAACGAGATTTCGAATCTTCTGTTGCACTAGGAAATTATCTTGCTTTAGTGCACGGAACCTATGAAGGAAGCGGGTTGGTTTTTCAAAATTGTATGCAAATAATTCACCTAAAAAACACACTTGAATGGGACGGGCAACATATTAAATTTATTATTGGGCTTGCTGTTAAAAGTTCTGAACAAATTAATTATATTCAAAAAATCGGGCTTGCATTTATCCAAAAAGAAAAAGTTGAATCAATTATGAATGACCCCTATTTAACAAAAGAAAAAATTCTTGTATGAATTAACACTAGCTAA
- a CDS encoding mannitol-1-phosphate 5-dehydrogenase, protein MKVVHFGVGNIGRGLIAKLYRQNKFEIVFVDINQNLIDNLNKKGFYYVINFENGEKYKIRSFFAINLKDENNLLKELKESEIISTSVGAKNLIFLEPIFAKLAKINQKDKQIICFENGFRVSSYFKSILGNCQFWDFVDTTIDQIVPNSDDLNVYTETFSEIILEDKNQKIRLKGVKYLQNLDFFILRKLFFVNTLHSGIAYFAYILKINFIHEALNSEIIQSYVNQLKNVLQKVILFENSLMSDEEIDIYFKNIIKRFKNPVLQDPVVRVCRNPVTKISKNERFDLLLKYAKRAKLNTAELNIIYKTFANILNFDWKSDAQAVEMREKLATNPQVFLKNYTNLDNQEIKLVLNFYQKQKR, encoded by the coding sequence ATGAAAGTTGTCCATTTTGGAGTAGGAAATATCGGTCGAGGTTTAATTGCAAAACTTTATCGACAAAACAAATTTGAAATTGTTTTTGTTGATATCAACCAAAATTTAATTGACAATTTGAATAAAAAAGGTTTTTATTATGTTATTAATTTTGAAAATGGAGAAAAATATAAAATAAGGAGTTTTTTTGCAATTAATTTAAAAGATGAAAATAATCTATTAAAAGAACTAAAAGAATCCGAGATAATTTCAACTTCTGTTGGCGCTAAAAATTTAATTTTTTTAGAGCCAATTTTTGCAAAACTTGCAAAAATAAACCAAAAAGATAAACAGATTATTTGTTTTGAAAACGGGTTTAGAGTTAGTTCTTATTTTAAGTCTATTTTAGGAAACTGTCAATTTTGAGATTTTGTTGATACAACAATAGATCAAATAGTCCCTAATTCAGATGATTTAAACGTTTATACTGAAACATTTTCAGAAATTATACTAGAAGACAAAAATCAAAAAATAAGACTAAAAGGTGTAAAATATTTGCAAAATTTAGACTTTTTTATACTTCGGAAATTATTTTTTGTTAACACTTTACATTCAGGGATTGCTTATTTTGCCTATATTTTAAAAATTAATTTTATTCATGAAGCTTTAAATTCAGAAATTATACAAAGTTATGTTAATCAACTAAAAAACGTCTTGCAAAAGGTAATTTTGTTTGAAAATTCCTTAATGTCAGATGAAGAAATTGATATTTACTTTAAAAACATAATAAAAAGATTTAAAAATCCTGTTTTGCAAGACCCAGTAGTGCGTGTTTGCCGAAATCCGGTCACTAAAATTTCAAAAAACGAAAGATTTGATTTGCTATTAAAATATGCAAAAAGGGCAAAATTAAACACTGCTGAATTAAATATTATTTATAAAACCTTTGCAAATATCCTTAATTTTGACTGAAAATCTGACGCGCAAGCAGTAGAAATGAGGGAAAAATTAGCGACAAATCCACAAGTTTTTCTAAAAAACTATACAAATTTAGATAATCAAGAGATTAAATTAGTGCTTAATTTCTATCAAAAGCAAAAAAGGTAA